One region of Vairimorpha necatrix chromosome 10, complete sequence genomic DNA includes:
- a CDS encoding ricin B lectin (RBL4a), protein MYSFIIQFFFKYADLTEVVFTNIKSNLSLCSKDGNDIYGCSDKEDIIKAIIKHEADNKSFIEVPKYNKVFDVAGSGSKLILYAKHGGANQIFEPVLFEQEKFMIRNNTKCFGYDKDTNSFMKAPCFDVGSMFKLAFDSDENDKGPKNENEHSSSVVEEYWPHKPKYSLHDKHIHRGRHYIHSH, encoded by the coding sequence atgtactcatttattatacaattttttttcaagtaTGCGGATTTAACTGAGGTAGTATTTACAAACATCAAGTCAAATTTGAGTTTGTGTAGTAAAGATGGTAATGATATATACGGATGTTCTGATAAGgaagatattataaaagcaataataaaacacGAGGCCGACAATAAAAGTTTCATTGAAGTACCCAAATATAACAAGGTATTTGATGTAGCAGGAAGTGGAAGCaaactaattttatatgCAAAACATGGAGGAGCAAACCAAATATTTGAACCTGTATTATTTGaacaagaaaaatttatgattagGAATAATACCAAATGCTTTGGATACGATAAAGACACAAATAGTTTTATGAAAGCTCCATGCTTTGACGTGGGCTCAATGTTTAAACTAGCATTTGACTCCGATGAAAATGATAAAGGCCCAAAGAATGAAAATGAACATTCATCATCTGTTGTTGAAGAATATTGGCCCCATAAGCCTAAATACTCACTTCATGACAAACACATTCATAGGGGAAGACATTATATTCATAGTCATTag